A part of Saimiri boliviensis isolate mSaiBol1 chromosome 11, mSaiBol1.pri, whole genome shotgun sequence genomic DNA contains:
- the CALML6 gene encoding calmodulin-like protein 6, translating into MVGGWSALSHWAPSGQVGLQQEISLARDDSPGAGSREDLPEGPTSGEVTQRLVRRRGNSEGNSVCEAPTAQPFPAFQGQAERLSAEQIKEYKGVFEMFDEEGNGQVKTGELERLMSLLGINPTKSELASMAKDVDKDNKGFFNCDGFLALMGVYHEKAQNQESELRAAFRVFDKEGKGYIDWNTLKYVLMNAGEPLNEVEAEQMMKEADKDGDGTIDYEEFVAMMTGESFKLVQ; encoded by the exons ATGGTAGGAGGGTGGTCGGCTCTGAGCCACTGGGCACCATCTGGCCAGGTGGGCCTTCAGCAAGAAATCTCACTGGCAAGGGATGACAGCCCGGGAGCAGGGTCCCGTGAAGACTTGCCGGAGGGCCCAACCTCTGGGGAGGTGACTCAGAGGTTGGTCCGGCGAAGAGGGAACAGCGAGGGGAACAGCGTGTGTGAGGCCCCCACGGCTCAGCCCTTTCCTGCCTTTCAGGGTCAG GCGGAGCGCCTGTCGGCTGAGCAGATCAAGGAGTACAAGGGCGTCTTTGAGATGTTTGACGAGGAGGGCAACGGGCAGGTGAAGACCGGGGAGCTGGAGCGGCTCATGAGCCTGCTGGGCATCAACCCCACCAAGAGCGAGCTGGCCTCCATGGCCAAGGACGTGGACAAAGACA ACAAAGGGTTCTTCAACTGTGATGGCTTCCTGGCACTAATGGGAGTTTACCACGAGAAGGCCCAGAACCAGGAGAGTGAGCTGAGGGCGGCGTTCCGCGTCTTTGACAAGGAGGGCAAGGGATACATCGACTGGAACACACTCAA GTATGTGCTCATGAACGCAGGGGAGCCCCTCAACGAGGTGGAGGCGGAGCAGATGATGAAGGAGGCCGACAAGGATGGGGACGGGACCATTGACTACGAGG AGTTCGTGGCCATGATGACCGGAGAGTCCTTCAAGCTGGTCCAGTAG
- the TMEM52 gene encoding transmembrane protein 52 isoform X1, whose translation MAGGPLAARGLRLLLLLLPLPQVGRAAPSLGSATVGRVRTRTTPLPGSPLSPQVALGFANGSCDPSDQCPPQARWSSLWHVGLVLLTVLLLLLCGVTAGCVRFCCLRKQVQARPHLPAARQPCDLAVIPMDSDSPVHSTVTSYSSMQYPLGTQLPPPFGELDPDSMAPPAYSLYAPEPPPSYDEAVKMAKLREEGPAPSRKPRPPLGASGLETTPMPQESGPNTQHPPCSPGAP comes from the exons ATGGCTGGAGGGCCGCTGGCTGCCCGCGGGCtccggctgctgctgctgctcctgccgCTGCCGCAGGTGGGTCGGGCCGCGCCCTCTCTCGGTTCGGCCACCGTGGGGCGGGTCCGTACTCGGACCACGCCCCTCCCGGGCTCACCCTTGTCCCCACAGGTGGCTCTGGGCTTCGCGAACGGCAGCTGCGACCCCTCGGACCA GTGCCCGCCCCAAGCCCGCTGGAGCAGCCTGTGGCACGTGGG GCTGGTCCTGCTGACagtcctcctgctgctgctgtgcgGGGTCACAGCTGGCTGTGTCCGCTTCTGCTGCCTCCGGAAGCAGGTGCAGGCCCGGCCACATCTGCCAGCAGCACGACAGCCCTGTGACCTGGCGGTCATCCCTATGGACAGTGACAGCCCTGTACACAGCACTGTGACCT CCTACAGCTCCATGCAGTACCCACTGGGCACGCAGCTGCCCCCGCCCTTCGGGGAGCTGGACCCCGACTCCATGGCTCCTCCTGCCTACAGCCTGTACGCCCCGGAGCCTCCACCCTCCTACGATGAAGCTGTCAAGATGGCCAAGCTCAGAGAGGAAGGGCCGGCACCCTCCCGGAAACCCAGGCCTCCCCTTGGGGCCTCAGGCTTAGAGACCACTCCAATGCCCCAGGAATCAGGCCCCAATACCCAACACCCACCCTGTAGCCCTGGTGCCCCTTGA
- the TMEM52 gene encoding transmembrane protein 52 isoform X2, with amino-acid sequence MAGGPLAARGLRLLLLLLPLPQVALGFANGSCDPSDQCPPQARWSSLWHVGLVLLTVLLLLLCGVTAGCVRFCCLRKQVQARPHLPAARQPCDLAVIPMDSDSPVHSTVTSYSSMQYPLGTQLPPPFGELDPDSMAPPAYSLYAPEPPPSYDEAVKMAKLREEGPAPSRKPRPPLGASGLETTPMPQESGPNTQHPPCSPGAP; translated from the exons ATGGCTGGAGGGCCGCTGGCTGCCCGCGGGCtccggctgctgctgctgctcctgccgCTGCCGCAG GTGGCTCTGGGCTTCGCGAACGGCAGCTGCGACCCCTCGGACCA GTGCCCGCCCCAAGCCCGCTGGAGCAGCCTGTGGCACGTGGG GCTGGTCCTGCTGACagtcctcctgctgctgctgtgcgGGGTCACAGCTGGCTGTGTCCGCTTCTGCTGCCTCCGGAAGCAGGTGCAGGCCCGGCCACATCTGCCAGCAGCACGACAGCCCTGTGACCTGGCGGTCATCCCTATGGACAGTGACAGCCCTGTACACAGCACTGTGACCT CCTACAGCTCCATGCAGTACCCACTGGGCACGCAGCTGCCCCCGCCCTTCGGGGAGCTGGACCCCGACTCCATGGCTCCTCCTGCCTACAGCCTGTACGCCCCGGAGCCTCCACCCTCCTACGATGAAGCTGTCAAGATGGCCAAGCTCAGAGAGGAAGGGCCGGCACCCTCCCGGAAACCCAGGCCTCCCCTTGGGGCCTCAGGCTTAGAGACCACTCCAATGCCCCAGGAATCAGGCCCCAATACCCAACACCCACCCTGTAGCCCTGGTGCCCCTTGA